A single region of the Oceaniferula marina genome encodes:
- a CDS encoding riboflavin synthase, which translates to MFTGLVEATGKVLSIEPRDEQARITLQIPFASELQDGESVAVNGCCLTVTWHDQHAASFDVLQQTLNVTSLGELTEGRLVNLERAMLAGDRFGGHFVQGHVDDTGEIIDLSPHGGDYRLEIALPAAMMPLCIDKGSLAIDGISLTIAELTEDSAVFWIIPHTMEKTRLNDAEMGQRVNLEADVIAKHVAKLLECRNL; encoded by the coding sequence ATGTTCACTGGACTTGTAGAGGCTACCGGCAAGGTTCTGTCAATCGAACCGCGCGATGAACAGGCGCGAATCACCTTGCAGATTCCGTTTGCTTCTGAATTGCAAGATGGGGAGTCTGTCGCGGTCAACGGCTGCTGCCTGACGGTGACTTGGCACGACCAACATGCTGCCAGTTTTGATGTCTTGCAGCAGACACTGAATGTGACCTCGCTGGGAGAACTAACGGAGGGGCGTTTGGTGAACCTGGAGCGGGCGATGCTGGCAGGTGACCGATTTGGTGGCCACTTTGTCCAAGGGCACGTGGATGATACCGGTGAGATTATCGATTTGTCGCCGCACGGTGGAGATTACCGTCTCGAGATCGCATTGCCGGCGGCAATGATGCCGTTGTGTATCGACAAAGGCTCTCTGGCGATCGATGGCATTTCACTGACGATTGCGGAACTGACCGAGGATAGCGCGGTGTTCTGGATCATTCCGCATACCATGGAAAAAACCAGATTGAACGACGCCGAAATGGGCCAGCGGGTCAACCTCGAGGCTGATGTGATTGCCAAGCATGTCGCGAAGCTTCTGGAATGCCGGAACCTTTGA
- a CDS encoding putative Na+/H+ antiporter, translating into MSKPFLSILLMMFALCGPAVYAAGGGHEVEQPAFKTSMDNFAAEEKAKGLTEIGERLSYRVEQEPFLLVASIIFVCAIIHTFFAVPLTKYAHQVQHDHDARVRRKREAEGKKTTARDLVSFKATFLHFFGEIEAIFGIWVIALIAAIASFYDVSSAENYIKTVNFTEPMFVVVIMALASTRPVLRFAEACLGFFARWGKETPAAWWLSIMIVAPILGSFITEPGAMTIAAMLLAKKFYSLKPTAKFAYATIGLLFVNVSVGGVLTNFAAPPVLMVASKWDLSSMDMMMHYGDKAIIGIITSTLLYYFFFRKELNSMSGKLEDHNEDGKGDLQENNHPVPLWVTISHLGFMAWTVYFSHTPAMFIGGFLFFLAFRQATEHHQTEVMLRGPILVGFFLAGLVIHGGLQGWWLAPLLTSGLGEWPLFVGSVVLTSFNDNAAITFLASQVDGLGPTLKYAVLAGAVSGGGLTVIANAPNPAGQALLGRFFGDGVSPGKLLMGALIPTVIVSIYMMCIPDPGIKDIFGEDKKALKQMKEELNQPLPDASESH; encoded by the coding sequence ATGAGCAAACCATTTTTATCGATTTTGTTGATGATGTTCGCACTCTGCGGTCCGGCAGTTTATGCCGCTGGTGGAGGTCACGAAGTAGAACAGCCTGCGTTTAAGACCAGCATGGATAACTTCGCAGCCGAAGAAAAGGCCAAGGGCTTGACTGAAATCGGGGAACGGTTGAGTTACAGGGTCGAGCAGGAGCCGTTCCTTTTGGTGGCCAGTATCATTTTCGTCTGTGCGATCATTCACACCTTTTTTGCTGTTCCTCTGACGAAGTATGCGCATCAGGTGCAGCACGACCACGATGCCCGGGTCCGCAGAAAGCGGGAAGCTGAAGGGAAGAAGACGACCGCCCGTGATTTGGTAAGTTTTAAGGCTACGTTTCTTCATTTCTTTGGCGAAATTGAGGCGATTTTCGGGATCTGGGTGATTGCCTTGATTGCTGCGATTGCTTCTTTCTATGATGTTTCTTCGGCTGAGAATTATATCAAGACGGTGAATTTTACCGAACCGATGTTTGTGGTGGTGATCATGGCTCTGGCTTCGACCCGCCCGGTATTACGCTTTGCTGAGGCTTGTCTCGGTTTTTTTGCGCGTTGGGGAAAAGAGACCCCGGCCGCCTGGTGGTTGTCGATTATGATTGTGGCTCCGATATTGGGCTCCTTCATCACCGAGCCTGGTGCCATGACCATTGCCGCGATGCTGCTCGCTAAAAAGTTCTACAGTTTGAAGCCAACCGCCAAGTTTGCCTATGCTACGATTGGTTTGTTATTCGTGAATGTTTCGGTTGGTGGTGTGTTGACGAATTTTGCGGCTCCACCGGTCTTGATGGTGGCTTCCAAGTGGGACCTGAGCTCAATGGACATGATGATGCATTATGGCGATAAGGCTATAATTGGTATCATTACCTCAACCTTGCTGTATTATTTCTTTTTCCGCAAAGAACTCAACAGCATGAGCGGGAAGCTTGAAGACCACAACGAGGATGGTAAGGGCGACTTGCAGGAAAATAACCATCCGGTTCCGCTTTGGGTCACGATTTCCCACCTTGGGTTTATGGCTTGGACCGTGTATTTCTCACACACTCCGGCAATGTTTATCGGAGGCTTTTTGTTTTTCCTCGCCTTCCGTCAGGCAACGGAACATCACCAGACTGAGGTGATGCTGCGTGGTCCTATTCTGGTTGGCTTTTTCCTTGCCGGTCTTGTGATCCACGGTGGCCTACAGGGGTGGTGGCTCGCTCCACTGTTGACGAGCGGTTTAGGTGAGTGGCCGCTATTTGTCGGTTCGGTGGTTTTGACGTCCTTTAACGATAACGCCGCGATTACCTTCCTCGCCAGCCAGGTGGATGGTTTGGGGCCTACTTTGAAGTATGCGGTCCTTGCCGGTGCTGTTTCGGGTGGAGGCCTGACCGTGATTGCCAACGCTCCGAACCCGGCTGGTCAGGCCTTGCTTGGCCGGTTCTTCGGTGACGGGGTTTCACCAGGCAAGCTGTTGATGGGGGCTCTTATCCCGACTGTGATTGTCTCAATTTACATGATGTGTATCCCGGATCCGGGTATCAAAGATATCTTTGGTGAAGATAAAAAGGCACTTAAACAAATGAAAGAGGAGTTGAATCAGCCTTTGCCCGATGCCTCTGAATCTCACTGA
- a CDS encoding phospholipase D-like domain-containing protein, giving the protein MKRQIRLWRQRVARELTGESVSGISPNNQISLYFDGDEAYEAMLRTIATAKYSIHLEIYMFLSDTTGSRFAHALADKARQGVPVRVIYDAIGSSAASEALWSAMREAGVELIEYRPVWFWKKGAGILGRNHRKNLIIDSRIAFTGGMNIGDAWSVKASGNKAWRDTQIKIKGPAAHDINALFIDSWNHCSETQITPPRPQDLTSTPNKAHTNNKQETNGSRCMVIGSRGLGNRKHIRKLYSVHLDQAKRSVSMTVPYFVPPRRLRHAMYRACQRGVSISLLVPRDSDIRVVDWLREGLYPRLLNRGISVREYLGPTLHAKTMVLDDHTAIIGSSNFDIFSVHMNRETAVVVFDETIAEAINHQWKLDLKQSATVQSNWQGLRPWWRLAISKIGCFLIRRL; this is encoded by the coding sequence ATGAAACGCCAGATCCGGCTCTGGCGACAGCGCGTTGCCAGGGAACTTACAGGAGAAAGCGTCAGTGGAATCAGCCCAAACAACCAAATCTCCCTGTATTTCGACGGAGATGAAGCCTACGAAGCGATGCTGCGCACCATCGCCACAGCCAAATACTCGATCCATCTGGAAATCTATATGTTTCTCTCGGATACGACGGGTTCCCGATTCGCCCATGCGCTGGCGGACAAAGCCAGACAAGGAGTCCCGGTCAGGGTCATCTACGATGCCATCGGGTCCTCCGCTGCCAGCGAGGCCCTATGGTCGGCAATGCGAGAGGCAGGAGTCGAACTCATCGAGTACAGACCGGTCTGGTTCTGGAAAAAAGGGGCAGGCATCCTTGGACGAAACCACCGGAAAAACCTGATTATCGACAGTCGTATCGCCTTCACCGGAGGTATGAACATCGGTGATGCATGGTCGGTCAAAGCCTCCGGAAACAAAGCCTGGCGCGACACCCAAATCAAAATCAAAGGTCCGGCGGCGCATGATATCAACGCCCTGTTCATCGACAGCTGGAACCACTGCTCCGAAACGCAAATCACCCCACCCCGTCCTCAAGATCTTACAAGCACCCCAAACAAAGCACACACAAACAACAAGCAGGAGACAAACGGCAGCCGCTGCATGGTGATCGGTAGTCGCGGACTGGGTAACCGCAAACACATTCGAAAACTCTACTCTGTCCACCTCGACCAAGCCAAACGCTCGGTCAGCATGACGGTCCCCTACTTTGTGCCCCCACGCCGACTCCGACACGCCATGTATCGGGCATGCCAGCGTGGCGTCAGCATCTCACTCCTCGTCCCCAGAGATTCAGATATCCGGGTGGTTGACTGGTTGCGGGAGGGCCTTTACCCCCGCCTTCTCAACCGGGGCATAAGCGTCAGGGAATATCTGGGCCCCACCCTGCATGCAAAAACCATGGTCTTGGATGACCACACGGCCATCATCGGATCCTCGAATTTCGATATTTTTTCAGTCCACATGAACCGGGAAACCGCCGTGGTCGTATTTGATGAAACCATCGCGGAAGCGATCAACCATCAGTGGAAACTCGATCTCAAACAATCAGCCACGGTTCAAAGCAACTGGCAAGGCCTGCGGCCGTGGTGGCGCCTGGCAATCTCCAAAATCGGATGTTTCCTGATTCGCCGACTCTAA
- a CDS encoding metallophosphoesterase family protein — protein MMTRRKSLHTMAGAALAWSVSPTMAAKLRVPTKPLCFGLIADVHIGFIEGAEQRLASFLAAMKQVNPDALVQLGDFAYPNAKHQASADTLNAAHEKVIHVIGNHDLDHGLKRQDAVKAWGMPGRYYAMEVQGVKVIVLDGNDRGSPTYSSHGGYHCYIGPDQQKWLEHELKVADVPVVVFSHQALAGHGSIDNAEDLQTILSEHQEKVLLAVNGHSHLDAHLEIRGVHYVHLNSASYYWVGGKRRLLTYRDPLFATLTIDFSKMAVKIEGRESRWLDDSPEEIGYFKDKKRAGMKNLVQPKISSRSW, from the coding sequence ATGATGACCCGGAGGAAATCACTTCACACCATGGCCGGTGCGGCGCTGGCATGGAGCGTATCACCCACGATGGCCGCCAAGCTTCGTGTGCCGACGAAGCCCTTATGTTTTGGTTTGATTGCCGATGTGCATATCGGTTTCATTGAAGGAGCGGAACAACGCTTGGCTTCTTTTTTGGCTGCGATGAAACAGGTGAACCCCGATGCCTTGGTTCAATTGGGTGATTTTGCTTATCCCAATGCCAAACACCAAGCTAGCGCTGATACCTTGAATGCAGCACATGAAAAGGTGATTCATGTTATTGGAAACCATGATCTCGACCATGGATTGAAACGCCAGGATGCCGTCAAGGCCTGGGGGATGCCTGGTCGCTATTATGCCATGGAGGTGCAGGGGGTGAAAGTGATTGTGCTGGATGGCAATGACAGGGGGTCTCCGACTTATTCCAGTCATGGTGGATACCATTGTTACATTGGGCCTGATCAACAGAAATGGCTCGAACACGAACTGAAGGTAGCGGACGTTCCCGTGGTGGTGTTCAGTCATCAAGCGCTTGCAGGACACGGCAGTATTGATAATGCGGAAGATTTGCAGACCATACTATCAGAGCATCAGGAAAAAGTCTTGCTGGCAGTGAACGGTCACTCACACCTTGATGCTCACCTCGAAATTCGTGGGGTGCACTATGTTCACTTAAATTCGGCTTCTTATTATTGGGTCGGGGGAAAACGTCGACTTCTAACTTACCGTGACCCCTTGTTTGCAACGCTGACGATTGATTTTTCCAAGATGGCCGTGAAGATCGAAGGGCGGGAATCTCGCTGGCTTGACGACTCTCCTGAGGAGATCGGGTATTTCAAGGATAAGAAGCGGGCGGGGATGAAGAACCTTGTGCAGCCGAAAATCAGTTCGAGATCATGGTGA
- a CDS encoding PEP-CTERM sorting domain-containing protein: MKRLSLIGLATAGMLHTISAASIYTYDMEANVGSAGTLLSSDGWIGGDLAGWQTGSFSGDLYSRNTNDGDNTITRPNDAQFSFHIPAGSTFVRFEVTGRMGAGFFQLGLSQGSSTPVGFGADFNNNDKYFILDGSTRHYESGNSYSSDSIKTVRLDLDLVAGTADLILDPNGGNTIVIDDRSVSNSVTSADSLYIRNNTRYNGPSTITITVIPEPSSTALLGVGAFAVLMLRRR; this comes from the coding sequence ATGAAACGATTATCTCTTATAGGCCTCGCGACAGCAGGTATGCTGCACACCATTTCTGCAGCTTCGATTTATACGTATGATATGGAAGCCAACGTTGGAAGTGCAGGGACTTTACTTTCTTCCGATGGATGGATAGGGGGTGATTTGGCTGGATGGCAAACAGGTTCGTTCAGTGGTGACCTCTACTCTCGCAATACGAATGATGGAGACAATACCATCACTCGCCCTAACGATGCTCAATTTTCGTTCCATATTCCAGCAGGATCTACCTTTGTTCGTTTTGAAGTGACTGGGCGTATGGGGGCTGGATTTTTCCAGTTGGGCTTGAGCCAGGGCTCAAGCACGCCAGTGGGATTTGGGGCGGATTTTAATAATAATGATAAGTATTTCATCCTGGATGGATCGACCCGCCACTATGAATCTGGTAACTCGTATTCCTCCGATAGTATCAAAACGGTACGTTTGGACCTTGATTTGGTTGCGGGGACCGCGGATCTCATCCTAGATCCGAATGGAGGAAATACCATCGTGATTGATGATCGCAGTGTGTCCAATTCGGTCACTTCGGCAGATAGTCTCTATATTCGGAATAATACGAGATATAACGGGCCTTCAACAATCACGATTACCGTTATTCCTGAACCAAGTTCGACGGCCTTGTTGGGGGTGGGCGCTTTCGCTGTGTTGATGCTCCGTCGGCGTTAG
- the nagA gene encoding N-acetylglucosamine-6-phosphate deacetylase: protein MKTLITNAHVVSPDVEIQGGAVEFEAGKITAIYDDGAELPAADEVIDAGGRYVMPGFIDIHSHGADRADVCDNDLDAVRHMAMKKLQEGVTTLLPTTLTQPQDLLEEIAGTCAQYMENQEFAKVPGLHVEGPFINKANAGAQNPQFVRKPNFEELKRIHDICPVTVFSIAPDVEGACDCIRQAKEIGISSSAAHTSSTSAEIMAAKEAGLTHLTHFGNAMTGLHHREIGVVGTGLLDQDLKIELICDGIHLCPDFLKLVFTVKPIEQLVMITDSMRGSWIDEGIVDLGGLDVVVKDKQARLKDGGALAGSILLYNEGLANIVELTDIPLHQLVKATSWNQAQSLGIDGVGKLEPGFCADIVILDKDFGVWKTLVDGEVK, encoded by the coding sequence ATGAAAACGTTGATTACAAATGCGCATGTTGTTTCCCCGGATGTAGAAATCCAGGGAGGAGCCGTGGAGTTTGAAGCCGGTAAAATTACCGCCATTTATGACGATGGAGCAGAGCTTCCCGCTGCCGATGAGGTCATTGATGCCGGTGGGCGTTATGTGATGCCCGGCTTTATTGATATTCACTCGCATGGTGCGGATCGTGCCGATGTCTGTGATAACGATTTGGATGCGGTGCGCCACATGGCGATGAAAAAGCTTCAAGAGGGTGTCACCACCTTGTTGCCTACCACACTCACCCAACCTCAGGATCTGCTCGAGGAAATTGCAGGCACATGCGCCCAGTACATGGAAAACCAGGAGTTTGCCAAGGTTCCCGGCTTACACGTCGAGGGGCCGTTTATTAACAAGGCGAATGCTGGAGCGCAGAACCCACAGTTTGTGCGTAAACCTAACTTCGAGGAGCTGAAGCGCATTCACGATATCTGTCCGGTCACGGTCTTCTCTATCGCTCCCGATGTGGAAGGTGCTTGCGATTGTATTCGCCAGGCGAAGGAAATCGGTATCAGTTCATCTGCTGCGCACACCTCTTCAACCAGCGCTGAGATCATGGCGGCCAAGGAAGCCGGCCTGACCCACCTGACCCATTTTGGCAATGCCATGACGGGTCTGCACCACCGGGAAATCGGGGTGGTGGGAACCGGTTTGCTCGATCAAGATCTGAAGATTGAGCTGATCTGCGACGGCATTCACCTCTGCCCGGATTTTCTGAAATTGGTCTTTACGGTTAAACCGATCGAGCAATTGGTCATGATCACAGACTCCATGCGAGGATCATGGATAGATGAAGGTATCGTCGATCTGGGAGGTCTCGATGTGGTGGTTAAAGACAAACAAGCCCGACTCAAGGACGGAGGTGCTTTGGCCGGCAGTATTTTGCTCTACAACGAAGGCCTTGCCAACATTGTCGAGTTGACCGATATCCCATTGCACCAGTTGGTGAAAGCCACATCCTGGAATCAGGCCCAGTCGCTTGGCATCGACGGTGTGGGCAAACTTGAACCTGGGTTCTGCGCCGATATCGTTATCCTCGATAAGGATTTTGGCGTCTGGAAGACACTCGTTGACGGCGAGGTTAAGTAG
- the pgsA gene encoding CDP-diacylglycerol--glycerol-3-phosphate 3-phosphatidyltransferase, which yields MNLPNLITLFRLILTAVFCAAASAEGTLGYSIALVAFVLGAISDWLDGYLARKMNLVTSLGKLLDPLADKILVCSGYVYLSAKGLCPVWVTALIICREFMVTGIRQIAVEKGTVLAADKLGKWKTTFQLTFIITALTHLTFLDVGSDAPLVALLQYLSKPEHWLLPVSLWASVVLTVVSGYSYFWQSRDMILDRDE from the coding sequence ATGAATTTACCGAATCTTATCACCCTTTTTCGTCTGATTCTGACGGCTGTGTTTTGTGCTGCGGCATCGGCTGAAGGGACGCTCGGGTATTCCATTGCCTTGGTGGCCTTTGTGCTAGGGGCGATCTCCGACTGGTTGGACGGTTATCTGGCGAGGAAGATGAATCTGGTGACTTCACTCGGTAAGTTGCTCGACCCTTTGGCGGATAAGATTCTGGTCTGTTCTGGTTACGTGTATCTATCTGCGAAGGGCCTCTGCCCGGTGTGGGTGACGGCTTTGATCATTTGCCGGGAGTTTATGGTGACCGGGATTCGACAGATTGCGGTGGAAAAGGGCACGGTGCTCGCTGCGGATAAATTGGGGAAATGGAAAACCACTTTTCAGCTGACCTTTATCATTACGGCCTTGACCCACCTGACCTTTTTAGATGTGGGAAGTGATGCTCCCCTCGTCGCTTTGTTGCAGTATTTATCAAAGCCTGAGCATTGGCTGCTTCCTGTTTCCCTCTGGGCCTCGGTTGTTTTAACTGTCGTGTCAGGATATTCGTATTTTTGGCAATCCCGGGACATGATTCTGGATCGGGATGAATAA